The proteins below come from a single Desulfitobacterium metallireducens DSM 15288 genomic window:
- a CDS encoding ABC transporter ATP-binding protein: MSLIEVRNISFGYDHQALFQNVGFQVDSGEILCLIGPNGCGKTTLLDCLLGTIKPRTGQIFFRGEEINTFRPSDIAKHIAYVPQDHEKSFPYSVLDIVLMGRTPYTGMFSSPSLEDRRIAEEALDLLGLKRFKDRPYTQLSGGEGQLVMLARALAQKTPVIIMDEPTAHLDFKHELLIMETLVRLVRETGLSIIMATHFPNHAFYFENNNIATSVALMNEKTLTAVGPPRDILSEENIKAVYNINAKIVSCAIGDNDLKQIIPLNTLS, from the coding sequence ATGTCCTTGATTGAGGTAAGAAATATCTCTTTTGGGTATGATCATCAGGCTCTTTTTCAAAACGTAGGCTTTCAGGTTGATTCAGGAGAGATTCTCTGTCTTATCGGGCCCAATGGTTGTGGGAAGACGACACTACTCGATTGCCTTCTGGGAACGATAAAACCCCGAACCGGTCAGATTTTTTTTAGAGGAGAAGAGATCAATACATTTCGCCCTAGTGATATTGCTAAGCATATCGCCTATGTTCCTCAAGATCATGAGAAAAGCTTCCCCTATTCGGTACTGGACATTGTACTTATGGGAAGGACTCCTTATACCGGGATGTTCTCTTCTCCATCCTTAGAAGATAGGCGTATTGCTGAAGAGGCTCTCGATTTGTTAGGCCTAAAAAGATTTAAAGATAGGCCCTATACTCAATTAAGTGGCGGTGAGGGGCAACTTGTGATGCTTGCTCGAGCCCTAGCACAGAAGACTCCGGTTATTATCATGGATGAGCCAACAGCACACTTGGATTTTAAGCATGAACTGCTGATCATGGAAACCCTTGTTCGCTTAGTCCGGGAGACCGGATTGTCGATCATTATGGCGACCCACTTTCCTAACCATGCTTTCTATTTCGAAAACAATAATATAGCCACCTCTGTGGCTTTGATGAATGAAAAAACGTTAACGGCTGTAGGCCCACCTCGAGATATTCTATCTGAAGAAAATATTAAAGCAGTTTATAATATCAATGCCAAAATTGTTTCTTGTGCGATTGGGGATAACGATCTTAAACAAATCATTCCACTCAATACATTGAGCTAG
- a CDS encoding Ig-like domain-containing protein: MIHILLKRVHLISLLTVLLCFIGASTVIAGDGNGTGTGSGGGNQNPLTLESSEPADGQKDVNLPAEIKLTFSKNVVNMTVKDKNEKAFTLSSSEGSKIPIEVIMADDQIEPEKNQEVILKPLQDLKPGTAYKVTIAPELKSKSGVSLEKETIINFVTMGTNPSPGEKTNQGNSSQGILIGIVVILGLAIGFTLYKRKH, from the coding sequence ATGATTCATATTTTATTAAAAAGAGTACATTTAATATCCTTACTTACGGTATTGCTTTGTTTCATAGGAGCTTCAACTGTCATAGCTGGAGATGGAAATGGAACAGGAACTGGAAGTGGGGGTGGAAACCAAAACCCTTTAACTTTGGAGTCTTCAGAGCCAGCCGACGGTCAAAAAGATGTAAATTTGCCTGCTGAAATTAAATTAACATTTAGTAAAAATGTTGTTAACATGACGGTAAAGGATAAGAATGAAAAAGCCTTTACACTTAGCTCCTCTGAGGGGAGTAAGATACCTATTGAGGTTATCATGGCAGATGACCAGATAGAACCCGAGAAGAACCAAGAAGTAATCTTAAAACCTTTGCAGGATTTAAAGCCCGGAACAGCTTACAAAGTGACGATAGCGCCTGAGCTGAAATCCAAGAGCGGAGTTTCTCTAGAAAAAGAAACGATTATCAATTTCGTGACGATGGGTACAAATCCATCCCCTGGAGAGAAGACAAATCAGGGTAATTCTTCTCAAGGAATTCTTATTGGAATTGTTGTGATTCTAGGCCTAGCCATCGGTTTTACTTTATATAAAAGAAAACATTAA
- a CDS encoding ABC transporter substrate-binding protein, protein MDKEKKRALVISLLILAVVSLFLGLWRMKTIDGKSEQAKVTQETITVTDSIGRQVVIPAKVERIACLYAFSGHVLTMLGKSSEIVAVVDGLKRDVLLTDLAPDIKNARVPVSSGAINIEELLNTRPDIVFISSDTAQNEGEIEKLRKSKIPYLVVDYRNISEQQFAIRMIGQAVGAEDRALSYNEYYQSCVERVQEKVKDIPQKDRVKVYHSINEATRTDVVDTLPADWLNIVGANNVSVGESLRVVEGNKYIASLEQILLWNPQVILVNEAGVDDYIRENPQWSNINAVSNGKVYQMPNGVSRWGHPGSLETPLAILWTAKTLYPERFSDLNLEKEVREFYKEFFNYPLTDETVTQVLNGKGMRIPK, encoded by the coding sequence GTGGATAAAGAGAAAAAACGCGCGCTGGTTATCAGTCTTCTTATCCTGGCTGTCGTTAGTCTTTTTCTCGGATTATGGAGAATGAAGACAATAGATGGAAAATCAGAACAAGCCAAGGTAACTCAGGAGACTATTACTGTTACTGATTCCATAGGTAGGCAGGTTGTCATACCCGCTAAGGTGGAGAGAATTGCCTGTTTGTATGCCTTTTCAGGACATGTGCTAACGATGTTGGGAAAAAGTTCAGAAATCGTGGCTGTTGTTGATGGGTTAAAGCGAGATGTATTACTCACTGATCTAGCTCCAGATATAAAGAACGCCCGAGTCCCTGTTTCCTCAGGTGCGATTAATATTGAAGAACTATTGAATACTCGGCCAGATATTGTTTTTATTAGTAGCGATACTGCTCAGAATGAAGGGGAAATCGAGAAACTGCGCAAAAGTAAAATCCCCTATCTTGTGGTCGATTATCGAAATATTTCTGAGCAACAATTCGCAATTCGTATGATTGGTCAGGCTGTGGGGGCAGAGGATAGAGCGCTAAGCTACAATGAGTATTATCAATCCTGTGTCGAGCGTGTTCAAGAGAAGGTCAAAGATATCCCTCAGAAAGATCGAGTAAAAGTGTATCACTCAATTAATGAAGCGACGAGAACTGATGTCGTGGATACTTTACCCGCAGATTGGCTAAATATCGTTGGGGCGAACAATGTTTCAGTAGGTGAAAGCCTCAGAGTTGTCGAAGGCAATAAATATATTGCGAGTCTTGAACAAATTTTGTTATGGAATCCTCAGGTTATTCTTGTTAATGAGGCAGGTGTCGATGACTATATCAGGGAAAATCCGCAATGGTCCAATATCAATGCGGTGAGCAACGGAAAGGTTTATCAAATGCCCAATGGTGTTTCACGGTGGGGCCATCCGGGGTCACTAGAAACGCCTTTAGCAATTTTATGGACGGCAAAGACACTCTATCCAGAGAGATTCTCTGACTTGAACCTGGAAAAAGAAGTGCGTGAATTTTATAAGGAATTCTTTAATTATCCACTGACAGATGAAACCGTTACCCAAGTATTGAATGGAAAAGGGATGAGGATACCTAAGTAA
- a CDS encoding FecCD family ABC transporter permease, giving the protein MKRKIITTVLLIVCPLGFVFLSLFIGRYPISFVSVINLLWSKLISAPSHLPDIYNTVVWEIRMPRAILGALVGGALAMSGTAFQGLFRNPLVSSGILGVSSGAGFGAALAILLFNTRGTIYFFALSFALLAVLLSYLIGRAYKTAPTIMLVLGGTIVSSAFSALISFIKYVADPYDKLPAIVFWLMGSLASANLQDVWISGIPMLIGMAGLWALRWRINVLSMGDREARSLGINITLNKGLVVIFATLATAGAVSVSGTIGWVGLIIPHIGRMLVGNDNSVLMPASFSLGASFLILIDLTGRMLTGSEIPLSILTALIGAPFFVYLLKMTKGKGW; this is encoded by the coding sequence ATGAAGAGAAAGATCATCACCACTGTATTACTCATCGTTTGTCCTTTAGGCTTTGTATTTCTTTCTCTTTTTATAGGCAGGTACCCCATATCGTTTGTCTCCGTGATTAACCTTTTATGGTCGAAGCTCATCTCTGCGCCAAGTCATTTACCGGATATTTATAATACCGTTGTTTGGGAGATTCGCATGCCAAGGGCTATCTTAGGAGCATTAGTCGGCGGGGCTTTAGCTATGAGCGGGACAGCTTTTCAGGGACTGTTTCGCAATCCTCTCGTGAGTTCAGGAATTTTAGGGGTGAGTTCAGGCGCCGGATTTGGAGCGGCTTTGGCGATTTTACTCTTCAATACACGTGGTACGATTTACTTTTTTGCGCTTAGCTTTGCTTTGTTGGCTGTACTTCTAAGCTATTTAATCGGAAGAGCTTACAAAACAGCGCCGACCATTATGTTGGTACTCGGTGGCACCATTGTTTCCTCAGCTTTTTCAGCTTTAATCTCATTCATAAAATATGTTGCCGATCCTTATGATAAGCTCCCAGCTATTGTGTTTTGGTTGATGGGAAGCTTAGCCTCTGCCAATCTTCAGGACGTTTGGATTTCGGGAATTCCCATGTTGATTGGGATGGCTGGCTTATGGGCCCTCCGGTGGCGTATTAATGTCCTTTCAATGGGAGATCGGGAAGCCCGTTCACTTGGAATTAATATAACTCTGAATAAAGGATTGGTCGTTATATTTGCTACACTTGCGACTGCGGGAGCCGTTTCAGTGAGTGGGACAATCGGTTGGGTGGGTCTAATTATCCCTCATATTGGACGGATGCTAGTGGGTAACGATAACTCGGTATTAATGCCCGCAAGTTTCTCGCTCGGGGCGAGTTTTTTAATTTTGATTGACTTAACGGGGAGAATGCTAACGGGTTCAGAAATCCCGCTGAGTATTTTAACCGCCTTAATAGGTGCTCCTTTCTTTGTTTACTTATTAAAAATGACCAAAGGAAAGGGGTGGTGA